A region of Chitinophaga horti DNA encodes the following proteins:
- a CDS encoding SusC/RagA family TonB-linked outer membrane protein, whose product MLKNSTFACFLWVLLFSVAATGQVLAQATGTVTGRVTNDAGEPLPKASVKVKGTNTGTLADETGNFRLEQVQLQTTLVISYVNFEEKEIVVTSFNQPFQVKLAGNTKQLTDVVVIGYGATRRKEVASAVSVVSVKEAGATTAPTPSALLIGKAAGVQIVQSSGNPGADAQIIIRGTGSFKSIEPLYVIDGIQSTKGLFNTLSTQDIDNITILKDASSTAIYGSAAANGVVIVTTKKGRSGPPRITLMSQWGKSKEWRRLNLMKAKDYVDLMKDFAASNATTLPAKFSGPGVLVDSTDWQDQIFQSGLVTEHYLNINGGGTNVTYNFSANYLTQQSIVVNQTSKRLNLRLGLEETYGRFKLGQSLAVRYSDGQGSMANLLMAMQYAPYKSIFDKGIPGGYSNVTNVLDASNIDNPLLQPNIKSSRSQGILLFPTLYGEVGILKDLKFRSQVLAEVFFSRSSAWQYAHTASNNLTYPRQANLSYSDYNNYTFENFLSYAKTFGEHSLSGVSGMSFQAAGSSASLAGIGTGIANDNIRNISVATSRSLNGGGMNYGRTSVISYYGRANYVFREKYIINASYRRDGASNFGPDYRWGNFYGAGAAWRFSDEDFLKGTILSDGKLRAGWGRTGNNSIGNFLTDPVTYAGSPSGVLVYSFGANEAFVPGVTVNALATPDLRWEETDQTDIGLDLGFLQNRFTVSFDYYKRKSNGLLVSVNMPGSVGVGLTGGVNQVKTVNAANAQNEGFELTLGYQQQLGDVRVNVSANGSINNNKVLSLGKQFAAPIRSGKFNNLNEMTYTAAGGSIGAFYGYRTDHVARDAAEVDALNKLAAAATNNPNAVYQVGLKPGDFIYKDLNGDGLLTDQDQEILGSPIPKYIYGFNAGVDYKGFDLNVVISGIAGVSLLNGTRFNTHALATGHNVSTDMLDRWRQPGDVASLPRAGQNATGTGNLRQSDWWVEDGSYMRLRNLTLGYKIPVGFTRGVLKSARIYVAAQNLFTITDYAGYDPEVSVMPGGNYLFSRGIDLGALPQPRTFLAGLEIGF is encoded by the coding sequence AAAAGCCTCTGTTAAAGTAAAAGGCACCAACACGGGTACGCTCGCCGATGAAACGGGCAACTTTCGCCTGGAGCAGGTACAGCTCCAAACCACACTTGTTATTTCGTATGTGAATTTCGAAGAAAAAGAGATCGTCGTTACCAGCTTTAACCAACCCTTCCAGGTGAAGCTGGCCGGCAACACCAAACAACTGACCGACGTAGTGGTGATCGGCTACGGTGCTACGCGCCGTAAAGAAGTGGCCAGCGCCGTAAGCGTTGTGTCCGTAAAAGAGGCCGGTGCCACCACTGCGCCCACACCATCGGCCCTGCTGATCGGTAAAGCCGCCGGTGTACAGATCGTACAGTCCAGCGGTAACCCCGGTGCTGATGCGCAGATCATCATCCGTGGTACGGGTTCTTTCAAAAGTATTGAACCACTCTACGTAATCGATGGTATACAGAGCACGAAAGGCCTGTTCAATACTTTAAGCACACAAGACATTGATAATATCACTATACTGAAAGACGCATCGTCTACAGCGATCTATGGTTCCGCCGCGGCAAACGGGGTGGTTATCGTTACCACGAAGAAAGGCCGCTCCGGCCCGCCGCGTATTACCTTGATGTCACAATGGGGCAAGTCCAAAGAATGGCGCCGCCTCAACCTGATGAAGGCAAAGGACTATGTAGACCTCATGAAAGACTTCGCAGCTTCCAACGCTACTACACTGCCCGCCAAATTCAGCGGCCCGGGTGTACTGGTCGACAGTACCGACTGGCAGGACCAGATCTTCCAGTCAGGCCTCGTTACCGAACATTACTTGAACATCAATGGTGGTGGTACGAATGTTACTTATAACTTCTCCGCTAACTATCTTACACAGCAGTCGATCGTCGTAAATCAAACCAGCAAACGACTGAACCTGCGCTTAGGCCTCGAAGAGACTTATGGTCGCTTTAAACTGGGGCAGAGCCTGGCAGTACGTTACAGTGACGGTCAGGGTTCTATGGCCAACCTGTTGATGGCCATGCAATATGCGCCTTACAAGTCTATCTTCGATAAAGGTATTCCCGGTGGCTACTCCAACGTAACCAACGTACTTGATGCGAGCAATATCGATAACCCTTTGCTGCAGCCGAATATCAAATCTTCGCGCAGCCAGGGCATCTTGTTGTTCCCGACTTTATATGGCGAAGTAGGTATCCTTAAAGACCTGAAGTTCCGCAGCCAGGTGTTGGCAGAAGTATTCTTCAGCCGTAGCAGTGCATGGCAGTATGCGCATACGGCGAGCAATAACCTCACGTATCCGCGCCAGGCCAACTTGTCGTACAGCGACTACAACAACTATACTTTCGAGAACTTCTTATCCTACGCGAAAACCTTTGGTGAGCACAGCCTGTCCGGCGTGTCAGGTATGAGCTTCCAGGCGGCGGGCAGCAGTGCCAGTCTCGCCGGTATCGGTACCGGTATTGCGAACGATAACATCCGGAATATCAGCGTGGCCACATCCCGTTCGCTGAATGGTGGTGGTATGAACTACGGCCGTACTTCGGTGATTTCTTACTATGGTCGTGCCAACTATGTGTTCCGCGAAAAATACATCATCAACGCCAGCTATCGTCGTGATGGCGCTTCTAACTTCGGTCCGGATTATCGCTGGGGTAACTTCTACGGCGCCGGCGCGGCCTGGAGGTTCTCTGACGAAGATTTCCTGAAAGGAACGATCCTGTCTGACGGTAAACTGCGTGCAGGCTGGGGCCGTACTGGTAACAACAGCATCGGTAACTTCCTTACCGACCCGGTAACATACGCAGGTTCTCCCTCCGGCGTGCTGGTATATTCATTTGGTGCCAACGAAGCGTTTGTGCCCGGTGTAACCGTAAATGCACTCGCCACTCCCGATCTGCGTTGGGAAGAAACCGACCAGACCGACATTGGTCTCGACCTCGGCTTCCTTCAGAACCGCTTCACCGTAAGCTTCGATTATTACAAACGTAAGAGCAACGGTCTGCTCGTATCGGTTAACATGCCGGGCAGTGTAGGCGTGGGGCTGACAGGCGGCGTAAACCAGGTGAAAACCGTGAATGCTGCTAACGCGCAGAACGAAGGTTTTGAACTGACCCTCGGCTACCAGCAACAACTCGGCGACGTACGTGTGAACGTAAGCGCCAACGGTTCTATCAACAATAACAAAGTATTATCACTCGGTAAACAGTTTGCGGCACCTATCAGAAGTGGTAAGTTCAATAACCTGAACGAGATGACGTATACCGCAGCCGGTGGTTCTATCGGCGCCTTCTACGGTTATCGTACCGATCACGTAGCGCGTGATGCTGCTGAAGTGGATGCGCTGAACAAACTCGCAGCTGCGGCGACGAACAACCCGAACGCTGTGTACCAGGTTGGCCTTAAACCTGGTGACTTCATCTACAAAGATCTGAACGGTGATGGCTTGTTGACTGACCAGGACCAGGAAATACTGGGCAGCCCGATCCCTAAATACATCTATGGCTTTAATGCCGGTGTTGATTACAAAGGATTTGATCTGAACGTGGTGATCTCCGGTATTGCAGGTGTGAGCCTGTTGAACGGTACCAGGTTTAACACGCATGCACTGGCTACGGGCCACAACGTATCTACCGATATGCTCGACCGCTGGCGCCAGCCGGGTGATGTAGCGAGCCTGCCACGTGCGGGACAGAATGCTACCGGTACAGGCAACCTCCGCCAGTCTGACTGGTGGGTGGAAGATGGCAGCTACATGCGTTTGCGCAACCTGACACTGGGTTATAAAATTCCGGTAGGATTTACCCGTGGTGTGCTGAAGTCAGCCCGTATTTATGTAGCCGCGCAAAACCTGTTCACCATTACCGATTACGCTGGTTATGATCCCGAAGTGAGCGTAATGCCAGGAGGTAACTACCTGTTCAGCAGGGGCATCGATCTGGGTGCGTTGCCACAGCCAAGAACGTTCCTGGCAGGACTGGAAATCGGGTTTTAA
- a CDS encoding RagB/SusD family nutrient uptake outer membrane protein codes for MKKILLSAALLATLFSCRKAELELVNQNAYSYETYFATADALNQATIATYGTLVHQGLWARDYYFIFDLLGYEAKKTSNLLGDMAQLADYNFGPEQTQLAHLWQSLYRIVFRANIVDDRAAVYVAPNDADKNRVKQYLAEAKFLRAYAYFHLAMLWGDVPLYETYNEIITNNYIPRSPVADVWAFVEKDLKEAQADLPVAYATGELGRVTKGAATALLGKMYLYQKKWPLAQTEFLKLTAAPYTYVLEKDYGTNFIPMNQNSKENVFQIMNGPWTDWGVGSQYYMFGGQETSGMKATHSGRALEYGFNDWNNVYIPTASVRAFTYPNPVDGTPYTDPRAKHTFYGDAPSGGATVYCEQCPGGQLAFPFNTADPQGDYKWKKYGYYHQIKNYGAPISNINGQVIRYADVLLMLAETYIQQDETGAAPRGYIDSVRARVGAPLYTNLGDKTNAMNILMRERQLELCGEQVRYFDLIRWGIAKQTINAIRAAEPGDGRQPFEDKHVLFPIPNVEKNYNPNVLAGVKNEWN; via the coding sequence ATGAAAAAAATATTATTGAGCGCCGCACTGCTTGCAACCCTGTTCAGTTGCCGTAAGGCGGAACTGGAGCTGGTAAACCAGAACGCTTATTCCTACGAAACCTACTTCGCAACGGCCGATGCTTTGAACCAGGCCACCATTGCCACCTACGGCACACTGGTACACCAGGGACTGTGGGCACGCGATTACTATTTCATCTTCGACCTGCTGGGTTACGAGGCCAAAAAGACCTCGAACCTGCTGGGTGATATGGCGCAACTGGCCGATTATAACTTTGGCCCCGAGCAAACCCAGCTCGCACACCTGTGGCAATCACTCTACCGCATCGTGTTTCGCGCCAACATCGTGGACGATCGGGCGGCGGTGTATGTAGCGCCGAACGATGCCGATAAGAACCGCGTGAAACAGTACCTGGCCGAGGCGAAGTTCCTGCGGGCTTACGCCTACTTTCACCTGGCTATGTTGTGGGGGGATGTGCCGTTGTATGAAACGTACAACGAGATCATTACCAATAACTACATTCCGCGCTCGCCCGTAGCCGATGTATGGGCTTTCGTGGAAAAAGACCTGAAAGAGGCACAGGCCGACCTGCCGGTAGCCTATGCCACCGGTGAACTGGGCCGCGTGACCAAAGGCGCTGCTACCGCGTTACTGGGTAAGATGTATCTCTACCAGAAGAAATGGCCGCTGGCACAAACCGAGTTCCTGAAACTGACGGCAGCTCCCTATACTTATGTTTTGGAGAAGGACTATGGTACCAACTTCATTCCTATGAACCAGAACAGTAAAGAAAACGTGTTCCAGATCATGAACGGTCCGTGGACGGACTGGGGCGTTGGTAGCCAGTATTACATGTTTGGCGGACAGGAAACCAGTGGTATGAAGGCCACGCACTCCGGCCGCGCGCTGGAATATGGCTTTAACGACTGGAATAACGTGTACATCCCTACGGCATCGGTAAGGGCGTTTACTTACCCAAACCCCGTGGATGGTACCCCTTACACCGATCCCCGTGCGAAGCATACCTTTTATGGTGACGCCCCAAGCGGTGGCGCTACCGTGTATTGTGAGCAATGCCCGGGCGGCCAGTTAGCGTTTCCTTTTAACACGGCCGATCCGCAGGGCGATTACAAATGGAAAAAGTACGGTTACTACCACCAGATCAAGAACTACGGTGCGCCGATCAGTAATATCAACGGCCAGGTTATCCGTTATGCAGACGTGCTGCTGATGCTGGCGGAAACCTATATCCAGCAGGATGAAACAGGTGCTGCCCCCCGTGGGTACATCGACAGTGTAAGGGCCCGTGTGGGAGCACCGCTGTACACCAACCTTGGCGACAAAACCAATGCTATGAATATACTCATGCGCGAGCGCCAGCTGGAGCTTTGTGGCGAACAGGTCCGCTACTTCGATCTCATTCGCTGGGGTATTGCGAAACAAACCATCAACGCGATCAGGGCGGCCGAGCCGGGTGATGGCAGACAGCCATTCGAGGACAAACACGTGCTGTTCCCGATCCCTAACGTAGAAAAGAACTACAATCCCAACGTTCTCGCTGGTGTGAAGAACGAATGGAATTGA
- a CDS encoding tetratricopeptide repeat-containing sensor histidine kinase codes for MLMRIAAFLILFLCNCLSPSFAQSKQDEAAEFIRRGNSQLWKFKPDAAYRHYRHAYTVGVEMDNSYWKGEGLFGMGQAQWYMGRFQDALDTVKLAVEAYRRVKSRYDIGAALRILSNIYDDMGDYENAFKTAIDGLNYYKSNARHDNHVLLLVQLGALYAAIDDYQTSLEYFEKAESLKPDPGSYPYRELHHRIGDLYANQGDRLEARRYYARALRGNPKSKIIRLRMGDIYLAEKQYDTAFNYYDSLYQEAIPTTDGNVIIGAMMGMGRVYLQRGQYAEAARMINGSLQNAAPRGDRKSKRDAYRLLADIAEAQGDSEGALQHLKRYEALKDSVVSENFKRQLFTFRQDAEAEKLVNQRNMLGIAILAIVVVGLSVLFIVLLRHKNEKLQLRQRADELKMQALRSQMNPHFIFNCLSSINHFILNEEGDKASEYLTRFSKLIRTVLVNAGKTTITLEEELAMLQLYLNMEQLRFKEAFDYFLYFDPGLHPSMINVPSFILQPFCENAIWHGLLHKEGKGRLEITFSMRNDILVCTIRDNGIGRERAQALKTSPVEKGASFGNRLSEERLAIFNGEAAGTSFVMEDLRDEQGRVTGTLVTLKIYNKTGA; via the coding sequence ATGTTGATGCGGATAGCAGCCTTCCTTATATTGTTCCTTTGCAACTGCCTGTCGCCTTCCTTTGCGCAATCGAAGCAGGACGAGGCCGCGGAGTTCATACGCCGGGGTAATAGCCAGTTGTGGAAGTTTAAGCCGGATGCGGCCTACCGCCACTACCGGCATGCCTACACGGTGGGGGTGGAGATGGACAATAGCTACTGGAAGGGAGAGGGTTTGTTCGGGATGGGCCAGGCGCAATGGTACATGGGGCGCTTCCAGGATGCGCTGGATACTGTGAAGCTGGCCGTGGAGGCTTATCGCCGGGTGAAGTCGCGGTACGATATAGGGGCCGCGCTACGCATACTCAGCAATATCTACGACGACATGGGCGATTACGAGAACGCCTTTAAAACTGCGATTGACGGGCTGAATTACTATAAATCCAACGCCCGGCACGATAACCACGTACTGCTGCTCGTTCAGCTCGGCGCACTGTATGCTGCCATCGACGATTACCAGACGTCGCTGGAGTATTTCGAAAAAGCGGAGTCATTAAAGCCTGATCCCGGGTCTTATCCCTATCGCGAACTGCATCACCGTATTGGCGACTTGTACGCCAACCAGGGCGACCGGCTGGAAGCCCGGCGGTATTACGCCCGTGCGTTGAGAGGTAATCCTAAAAGTAAGATCATCCGCCTGCGGATGGGGGATATTTATCTTGCCGAAAAGCAATACGATACGGCGTTTAACTACTATGATTCGCTCTATCAGGAAGCTATTCCCACGACAGACGGCAACGTGATCATAGGCGCCATGATGGGAATGGGCCGCGTATATTTACAGCGCGGCCAGTATGCCGAAGCTGCCCGTATGATCAATGGCTCCCTGCAAAACGCCGCCCCGCGCGGCGATCGTAAGAGTAAACGTGATGCCTACAGACTCCTGGCAGATATTGCTGAAGCCCAGGGCGATAGCGAAGGCGCCTTACAACACCTCAAACGTTACGAGGCTCTGAAGGATTCGGTTGTGTCCGAGAATTTCAAGCGGCAGTTATTTACCTTCAGGCAGGATGCGGAAGCAGAGAAGCTGGTGAACCAGCGTAACATGCTGGGCATCGCGATACTGGCTATTGTCGTGGTGGGATTATCGGTGCTGTTCATCGTACTACTCCGGCACAAGAACGAAAAGCTGCAGCTCCGCCAGCGGGCAGATGAGTTGAAAATGCAGGCATTGCGCTCGCAAATGAACCCACACTTCATCTTTAACTGCCTCAGTTCTATCAATCATTTCATCTTAAATGAAGAAGGCGATAAAGCTTCCGAATACCTCACCCGTTTCTCTAAACTGATTCGCACCGTGCTGGTGAACGCCGGCAAAACGACCATCACCCTGGAAGAGGAGCTGGCGATGTTGCAGTTGTACCTCAACATGGAGCAGCTGCGGTTTAAAGAGGCTTTCGATTATTTCCTTTATTTTGATCCGGGATTACATCCTTCTATGATCAATGTTCCTTCTTTCATTTTGCAGCCATTCTGCGAAAATGCCATCTGGCACGGACTGTTGCACAAGGAAGGGAAGGGGCGGCTGGAGATTACTTTCTCCATGCGGAACGACATACTCGTTTGCACCATCCGTGATAACGGTATTGGCCGGGAGAGAGCGCAGGCGCTCAAAACGAGCCCGGTGGAGAAAGGCGCTTCCTTCGGCAACCGCCTGAGCGAAGAGCGGCTCGCCATTTTCAACGGCGAAGCAGCCGGCACTTCTTTTGTAATGGAAGATCTGCGGGACGAGCAGGGTAGGGTAACCGGAACTTTGGTAACACTTAAGATTTACAATAAAACAGGCGCATGA
- a CDS encoding LytR/AlgR family response regulator transcription factor, with product MIKAVIVDDEPYACQALATLLKKHCPDVQVLALINNAKEAVTIIRELNPELVFLDIEMPYLNGFEVLEMLAPIHFDCIFTTSYDQYAIKAIRFSALDYLLKPVDVEELKAAVKKVTSKSAPSLQQQMELLLQRYHQPQQGVNRIALPTLDGLQIIAVDTILYCNASSNYTVFTLKDTQKLVISRTLKEIEEMLEEDRFLRVHHSCLVNLDEVRKYSRGEGGTLLMSDGAEVDVSRSRKEALLKRLMPGK from the coding sequence ATGATAAAAGCAGTAATTGTGGATGATGAACCTTATGCCTGCCAGGCACTGGCGACGCTGCTGAAGAAGCATTGCCCGGACGTACAGGTGCTGGCGCTGATCAACAACGCCAAGGAAGCTGTAACGATCATCCGCGAACTCAATCCTGAACTCGTTTTTCTTGATATAGAAATGCCTTATCTCAATGGCTTCGAAGTACTGGAAATGCTGGCGCCCATTCATTTCGACTGCATCTTCACTACCAGCTACGATCAATACGCCATTAAAGCCATCCGCTTCAGCGCCCTCGACTACCTGCTGAAACCGGTGGATGTGGAAGAGCTGAAAGCCGCCGTGAAGAAGGTGACCAGCAAAAGTGCCCCTTCGTTACAACAGCAGATGGAGTTATTGTTACAACGTTATCATCAACCGCAACAAGGCGTGAACCGCATTGCACTGCCTACGCTCGACGGTTTACAGATCATCGCGGTAGATACGATTTTGTATTGTAATGCAAGCAGCAACTATACCGTCTTTACCCTCAAAGACACACAAAAACTGGTGATCTCCCGTACCCTGAAGGAGATCGAAGAAATGCTGGAAGAAGATCGTTTCCTCCGCGTACACCATTCCTGCCTGGTAAACCTCGACGAAGTGCGCAAGTACAGCCGGGGAGAGGGCGGCACCTTGCTGATGAGTGATGGTGCGGAGGTAGATGTGTCGCGGTCGCGCAAGGAAGCATTGCTGAAACGGCTGATGCCAGGGAAGTAA
- a CDS encoding outer membrane beta-barrel family protein, with the protein MKRLSLIIAAISFTLPLFAQQDTAKQLKTVNVSARKPFVTRKSDRTILDIENSELANGYNGLEVLQKSPGLWVGANGQISINGARGVMVMINDVVQRMSAGELADLLRSFRSEDISKIEVIPNPPSEYEASATGGIVHIVLKRGRQQGVSGLLNAQYRQQDERPFFAGGASLDYKAGRWYAFGGYNAARDKSNYHGYVNTDYADGSKFRSRSGRDNNNTRQQYRAGFVLDISPMHSLTVQHNASANHFRQGFDADVTYDAVTGYSRSFWEREPRVSSTTASYVWKTDSLGSSLKVIADYARQRKDETNTLSSAYSDASRDRGFRTTTPGQTDLYSSQADYTKAFNSKSQFKTGVKYVRTDRENSIYAEDAAGSGWVKNEGASNEFVYNEDLLMAYASFETVIHKTSVKGGLRGEQTWSRGHSVTNGQTIRRDYFGLFPSLFISHQLNETKGNSVQLSYARRVGRPAFNDLNPYRLQVTDFEILTGNPDLQPQYTHSLQAGYTWKHAFNVGLYYRYTRDYISQSASTLDNNIVEYKSQNFPYATELGVSLDLPITINPNWRMNYGLQAYQSSADFVERTIRRASVALKMTQIYKWPKVADFDLYSEYTSPYRSENALQYSVFYTDIGATRSFFKNKLRVRVGVTDIFNTSREKTLTKYEGTSILFYQKRPTRTGMISLTWNFSAGKVFDKKKVEVNNSEEKGRM; encoded by the coding sequence ATGAAGCGACTCTCATTGATCATTGCAGCCATATCTTTTACGTTGCCTTTGTTCGCCCAGCAGGATACGGCAAAACAGTTAAAGACCGTCAACGTATCCGCCCGTAAACCATTTGTAACCCGTAAATCCGACCGCACCATACTCGACATAGAAAACAGCGAACTAGCCAACGGTTACAACGGGCTGGAAGTGTTGCAGAAGTCTCCCGGACTATGGGTAGGTGCTAACGGCCAGATCAGTATCAACGGCGCCCGCGGCGTGATGGTGATGATCAATGACGTGGTGCAGCGCATGTCGGCAGGCGAACTGGCAGATTTGCTGCGGTCTTTCCGCTCTGAGGATATCAGTAAGATAGAAGTCATTCCCAATCCGCCATCTGAATACGAGGCCAGTGCTACCGGCGGTATTGTACACATTGTGCTCAAACGCGGCCGGCAGCAAGGTGTTTCTGGTTTACTGAATGCGCAGTATCGTCAGCAGGACGAGCGGCCGTTTTTTGCCGGGGGAGCCTCCCTGGACTATAAAGCTGGTAGGTGGTATGCTTTCGGTGGCTACAATGCTGCCCGCGATAAAAGTAATTACCACGGATATGTAAACACCGATTACGCAGACGGCAGTAAATTTCGCAGTCGCAGCGGCCGGGATAATAACAATACACGTCAGCAATACCGGGCCGGTTTTGTGTTGGATATATCGCCCATGCATTCGCTCACTGTACAACACAATGCCTCGGCCAATCACTTTCGCCAGGGGTTTGATGCCGATGTAACGTATGACGCCGTTACCGGTTATTCGCGTAGCTTCTGGGAGCGGGAGCCGCGGGTAAGCAGTACTACTGCATCCTACGTCTGGAAAACAGATTCCCTGGGCTCTTCGCTGAAAGTGATTGCGGATTACGCCCGCCAGCGTAAAGATGAAACCAACACCTTATCATCTGCCTATAGCGACGCCAGCCGTGACAGGGGCTTCCGCACGACTACGCCGGGGCAAACGGATTTGTATAGCAGTCAGGCTGATTACACGAAAGCTTTTAATTCCAAATCGCAGTTCAAGACCGGTGTAAAATACGTGCGTACAGATCGCGAGAACAGCATTTATGCAGAAGATGCGGCCGGATCAGGTTGGGTGAAGAATGAAGGGGCAAGTAACGAGTTCGTCTATAACGAAGATTTGCTGATGGCTTATGCAAGTTTTGAAACCGTCATACATAAAACCAGTGTGAAGGGTGGCCTGCGGGGCGAGCAGACCTGGTCTCGCGGCCACTCTGTTACGAACGGACAAACGATTCGCCGTGACTACTTCGGCTTGTTTCCTTCGCTGTTTATCAGTCACCAGTTAAACGAGACCAAAGGTAACTCCGTGCAGCTTAGCTACGCACGACGTGTGGGTCGCCCGGCCTTTAATGATCTTAATCCGTACCGCTTACAGGTAACCGATTTTGAAATACTCACCGGCAATCCCGACCTGCAGCCTCAGTATACCCACAGTCTGCAAGCCGGCTACACCTGGAAGCATGCGTTTAACGTGGGCCTGTACTATCGCTATACCCGCGACTATATTTCGCAGAGCGCCTCGACGCTGGATAATAATATCGTAGAATATAAATCGCAGAACTTTCCTTACGCTACGGAGTTGGGTGTTTCGCTGGATTTGCCCATTACGATTAATCCTAACTGGCGTATGAATTACGGCCTGCAAGCTTACCAGTCCAGCGCCGATTTTGTTGAACGCACTATTCGTCGTGCCTCCGTGGCGTTAAAGATGACGCAGATTTACAAATGGCCGAAGGTCGCAGACTTTGATCTGTACAGCGAATATACCTCGCCTTACCGCTCTGAGAATGCATTACAGTACAGCGTGTTTTATACAGACATAGGGGCTACGCGTTCCTTCTTTAAGAATAAGCTGCGTGTACGTGTTGGCGTTACCGATATATTTAACACCTCCCGGGAAAAGACCCTTACTAAGTACGAAGGCACCAGCATCCTGTTTTACCAGAAGCGCCCAACGCGGACGGGTATGATTTCGCTGACGTGGAATTTTAGTGCGGGTAAGGTGTTTGATAAGAAGAAAGTGGAGGTGAATAATTCGGAAGAGAAGGGGAGGATGTAG
- a CDS encoding family 43 glycosylhydrolase, whose translation MFGNRKSFCDGTHSRKFTISQVNPAIAQESAGREIFRVLLLHGAWLCSNKIAKIPYLDRMFRYLLLLCLPLSLCAQRPSVHDPVMIRQDSTYYLFATGRGIAVWSSTDRQTWKRGKPVFDKAPEWAVQAVPGYNGHTWAPDIQYHKGVYYLFYSVSTFGKNGSCIGLATNTSLQAGSPWKDHGKVIQSTPGQDDWNAIDPNLIFDEKDRPWLSFGSFWSGLKITQLNDTLTAPVGKLYSIASRQTSNKAIEAPFIFKKDGYYYLFASTDFCCRGVNSTYKMIVGRARQLSGPYLDKDGKDLQQGGGTLLLEGNADWHGVGHNSVYTFDGKDYLVFHGYDAHDNGRSKLRMEVLSWWDGWPRIEK comes from the coding sequence ATGTTTGGGAATCGTAAGTCGTTTTGTGACGGAACGCACAGCCGCAAATTCACCATCAGTCAGGTAAATCCGGCGATCGCGCAGGAATCGGCAGGCAGGGAGATATTCCGGGTATTGCTGTTGCATGGGGCATGGTTGTGTAGCAACAAGATAGCAAAAATTCCCTATCTTGACCGGATGTTCCGCTACCTCCTCCTATTATGCCTCCCGCTGTCGCTCTGCGCACAACGTCCGTCGGTACACGACCCGGTAATGATCCGCCAGGATAGTACTTATTACCTCTTCGCCACCGGCAGAGGCATCGCAGTATGGTCATCAACCGACCGCCAGACCTGGAAGCGCGGGAAGCCCGTATTTGACAAAGCGCCGGAATGGGCCGTACAGGCCGTACCCGGTTATAATGGCCACACCTGGGCGCCGGACATCCAATATCACAAAGGTGTGTATTACCTGTTCTACTCCGTATCCACCTTCGGTAAAAACGGCTCCTGCATCGGACTGGCGACTAATACCAGCCTGCAAGCCGGTTCTCCCTGGAAAGATCATGGTAAGGTGATACAGTCAACGCCCGGGCAGGACGACTGGAACGCCATCGACCCCAATCTCATTTTCGATGAAAAAGATCGTCCCTGGCTTAGCTTCGGCTCATTCTGGAGCGGCTTGAAGATCACACAACTCAACGACACCCTCACGGCCCCTGTTGGCAAACTGTATAGCATCGCCAGCCGGCAAACGAGTAACAAGGCGATAGAAGCCCCTTTTATTTTTAAGAAAGACGGCTACTATTACCTGTTCGCCTCCACTGACTTCTGCTGCCGCGGCGTAAACAGCACTTACAAGATGATCGTCGGCCGCGCCAGACAATTGTCGGGGCCTTATCTCGATAAAGACGGCAAAGACCTGCAGCAGGGCGGCGGCACCCTGCTGCTCGAAGGTAACGCCGACTGGCATGGGGTTGGACACAACTCCGTGTATACGTTTGACGGGAAAGACTATCTCGTTTTTCACGGCTATGATGCGCATGATAACGGTCGCTCGAAATTGCGTATGGAAGTATTGTCCTGGTGGGACGGGTGGCCTCGCATCGAGAAATAA
- a CDS encoding Crp/Fnr family transcriptional regulator yields MEQGKLVEKLYFLNSGIVRLAREHRGMDFTLGMISSQEFISTPLYLTNGVPSSCSLETLTEVEVLEWGKQEVDFIMKELHHGQEVFWSLMERVMTWVQDNQVDALCLSAEERYQKLMDEQPEVIRDVPVKYIASFLNIHQDSLSRIRKQTRQKS; encoded by the coding sequence ATGGAACAAGGTAAACTGGTAGAGAAACTGTATTTCCTGAACTCGGGCATTGTGCGCCTGGCGCGCGAGCATCGCGGGATGGATTTTACACTGGGCATGATTTCCAGCCAGGAGTTTATCTCCACGCCGTTATATCTCACCAATGGCGTACCCTCTTCCTGTTCGCTGGAAACACTTACGGAGGTGGAAGTGCTGGAATGGGGGAAGCAGGAAGTTGATTTTATCATGAAAGAGCTGCATCATGGGCAGGAGGTTTTCTGGTCGCTGATGGAACGGGTAATGACCTGGGTGCAGGATAACCAGGTGGATGCCTTGTGCCTGAGTGCGGAAGAGCGTTATCAGAAATTGATGGATGAGCAACCAGAGGTAATCAGGGATGTTCCCGTAAAATATATAGCATCGTTCCTGAATATTCACCAGGATAGCCTGAGCCGCATTCGTAAGCAGACGAGGCAGAAGTCATAA